One region of Chanodichthys erythropterus isolate Z2021 chromosome 19, ASM2448905v1, whole genome shotgun sequence genomic DNA includes:
- the zfp36l2 gene encoding mRNA decay activator protein ZFP36L2 — protein MSASVLSSIYDFDREKVPNSNAIYLHNMLEKRNVGVPFAASNTNSNRSFGYFRSNSTNMDFNMSNRLQIGFESSTPAFMNKENKYRDRAFSDTGERSQQLQEILQQKPGSQINSTRYKTELCRPFEENGSCKYGEKCQFAHGYHELRNLSRHPKYKTEPCRTFHTIGFCPYGPRCHFIHNADERRAATSNTQPRLSRDIGVLGEKESSNPFLRPRERPKLHHSLSFSGFSSSRSNESMLIDNPTSRTPPPPTCALTPSSPCLNAFTFPDQDLKAFLAPIIPQTQNAFTHQTSGGLYGNIQTNTCPPSPPYKMSHLPSMRPLSESPVFDSPPSPPDSLSDPEGYLSGSCCSSGTISGSESPSMDANRRLPIFSRLSISDD, from the exons ATGTCTGCTTCGGTGCTGTCTTCCATATATGATTTCGACAGG GAAAAAGTCCCGAATTCAAATGCAATCTATCTCCACAATATGCTGGAAAAGAGGAATGTCGGGGTCCCATTTGCTGCTTCCAATACCAACAGCAACAGGTCTTTCGGTTATTTCAGGAGTAACTCAACAAACATGGACTTCAACATGAGCAACAGGCTCCAGATTGGTTTTGAGAGCTCAACACCTGCCTTCATGAATAAAGAAAACAAGTACCGAGACCGTGCGTTCAGTGACACGGGGGAGCGCAGTCAACAGCTTCAGGAAATCCTTCAGCAAAAGCCTGGTTCTCAGATCAACTCAACCCGCTACAAAACtgaactttgcagaccttttgaGGAAAACGGCTCATGCAAGTATGGAGAAAAGTGTCAGTTTGCTCACGGCTATCACGAACTGAGAAACCTGTCCCGCCACCCGAAGTACAAGACTGAGCCTTGTCGCACATTCCACACTATCGGTTTCTGCCCGTACGGCCCCCGCTGCCACTTCATTCACAATGCAGATGAGCGCAGAGCTGCCACGAGTAACACTCAACCGAGGCTCAGCCGGGATATCGGCGTTCTGGGAGAGAAGGAGTCATCAAACCCATTCCTGAGACCGCGGGAAAGACCTAAGCTGCACCACAGCCTGAGCTTTTCCGGCTTCTCCAGCTCCCGCAGCAATGAGTCTATGTTGATTGACAACCCAACATCACGCACTCCCCCGCCGCCCACCTGCGCACTCACTCCCAGTTCACCCTGTCTGAATGCGTTCACTTTCCCAGATCAGGATCTTAAGGCTTTTCTTGCCCCCATCATCCCTCAGACCCAAAACGCTTTTACCCATCAGACCAGCGGGGGCTTGTACGGTAACATCCAGACCAACACTTGCCCCCCATCGCCACCTTACAAAATGAGCCACCTGCCCTCCATGCGTCCACTCTCAGAGTCTCCAGTGTTCGATTCTCCACCAAGCCCTCCGGATTCCCTCTCAGATCCCGAGGGGTACCTGAGCGGCTCTTGCTGTTCCTCCGGCACAATCAGTGGCTCGGAGTCGCCCAGTATGGACGCAAATAGACGTTTGCCAATCTTCAGCAGGCTGTCGATTTCAGACGATTGA